One segment of Mycolicibacterium baixiangningiae DNA contains the following:
- a CDS encoding tetratricopeptide repeat protein gives MKLRLVRRRYEIAALHGDTDAMYFLGYLYKQSADPADVELALRWFETAAAAGHATAMYALGYHYANSLPSDLDLAAHWYRRAVSAGSTDAVYGLGYLYAVLTQPADVEQAERWYKRAADAGDAEAMYNLGYLYEVRMKPPNLTSALRWYERAARAGNRDGLEGLGSFYADAVKPPDLERACQWYEQAAEAGSADAMYELAKLYDERMTTPDPDEARRWYVRAAVAGSDKALGRLDADAAERVRRRRRIRRWVMLQRD, from the coding sequence ATGAAGCTCCGACTGGTCCGACGCAGGTACGAGATCGCGGCCCTGCACGGCGACACCGATGCCATGTACTTCCTCGGCTACCTCTACAAACAGTCGGCCGACCCGGCCGATGTGGAGCTGGCGCTGCGGTGGTTCGAGACCGCCGCGGCCGCGGGCCATGCCACGGCCATGTACGCGCTCGGCTACCACTACGCGAACAGTCTGCCCTCGGATCTGGACCTCGCGGCTCACTGGTACCGGCGTGCCGTGAGCGCCGGGAGCACCGACGCCGTCTACGGACTGGGGTACCTGTATGCGGTGTTGACCCAGCCGGCCGATGTCGAGCAGGCCGAGCGTTGGTACAAGCGGGCCGCTGATGCCGGCGACGCCGAGGCGATGTACAACCTCGGCTACCTCTACGAGGTGCGGATGAAGCCGCCGAACCTCACCTCGGCGTTGCGCTGGTACGAGCGCGCTGCCAGGGCGGGGAACCGGGACGGCCTGGAGGGGCTTGGGTCGTTCTACGCCGACGCGGTGAAGCCGCCGGATCTCGAACGTGCGTGCCAGTGGTACGAGCAGGCCGCGGAAGCCGGGAGCGCGGACGCCATGTACGAACTCGCGAAGCTGTACGACGAACGCATGACAACACCCGACCCCGACGAGGCGCGTCGGTGGTACGTACGCGCCGCCGTCGCCGGCAGCGACAAAGCCCTCGGCAGGCTAGACGCGGACGCGGCGGAACGGGTGCGGCGCCGTCGTCGGATCCGCCGCTGGGTGATGCTGCAGCGCGACTGA